From Lolium perenne isolate Kyuss_39 chromosome 5, Kyuss_2.0, whole genome shotgun sequence, a single genomic window includes:
- the LOC127303143 gene encoding uncharacterized protein — translation MQSLFIRGLIHTHSSTAKHVSGSNNDINVLHQSPLFTDMLWGEAPIVNFTVNGHEYNYGYYLADGIYPSWPVFMKGVTLPQSEKHRLFTAPQSAWRKDVECAFGVLKARFNILAVLGRSYSKHTLGLIMRACVILHNMIIDNERGTNLENIYETVDSNVGPAIHNHAPPSLAARIQMDNEMRDSPMYTQLQHDLIEHVWANA, via the exons ATGCAGAGCCTCTTCATCCGCGGGCTCATCCACACGCATTCCAGCACGGCCAAACACG TGTCCGggtccaacaacgacatcaatgtACTCCACCAGTCGCCATTGTTCACTGATATGCTTTGGGGAGAAGCACCCATAGTGAACTTTACGGTGAATGGACACGAGTACAACTATGGTTACTACCTTGCCGACGGCATCTACCCCTCCTGGCCGGTGTTCATGAAAGGTGTTACTCTTCCACAAAGTGAAAAGCATCGACTGTTCACTGCTCCTCAATCAGCTTGGCGCAAAGATGTCGAGTGTGCCTTTGGAGTGCTGAAGGCTAGGTTCAACATTCTAGCAGTTCTGGGACGCTCCTACTCGAAGCATACTCTTGGGTtgatcatgcgtgcatgtgtcattctgcacaacatgatcatcgacaaTGAACGTGGTACAAATTTGGAGAACATCTACGAGACAGTTGATTCCAATGTCGGCCCTGCGATACACAACCATGCACCACCAAGCCTAGCAGCCAGGATTCAGATGGACAACGAAATGAGGGACTCACCGATGTATACACAGCTCCAGCATGATTTGATTGAGCATGTGTGGGCTAATGCCTAG
- the LOC139831434 gene encoding uncharacterized mitochondrial protein AtMg00310-like has product MGLFLLHDGIHAKFDSHRSKFFWEGAGNKRKYHMVNWPSVCRPKSSGGLGLLNSKRMNIALLSKWIWKLYQDEPSIWSTIVKAKYRDADNLFEGSGLGTSQFWKGLHKIKHFFKLGAKHIIGDGRRTFFWTDWWCSNQPIKERFPELFNICDNPNLSVAEALEAGELLITFRRSLSPEGRRQWLDLVSLVQPSTLSSTKDKLWSGMAKTGDREGLRWLENKLRELYAAVRPSPSSQ; this is encoded by the exons ATGGGCCTCTTTCTCTTGCATGACGGGATTCATGCGAAATTCGACTCGCATCGCTCCAAGTTCTTCTGGGAAGGAGCGGGCAACAAACGCAAGTACCATATGGTTAACTGGCCCTCGGTTTGCCGGCCGAAATCCTCGGGTGGATTAGGTCTGCTTAACTCCAAAAGGATGAACATTGCTCTGCTTTCCAAATGGATATGGAAGCTTTACCAGGACGAGCCTTCGATCTGGTCCACGATAGTCAAAGCCAAATACCGCGACGCCGATAATCTTTTCGAGGGCTCAGGGCTGGGAACCTCGCAATTTTGGAAAGGCTTGCATAAAATTAAGCATTTCTTCAAGCTGGGCGCGAAACACATCATTGGTGATGGGCGACGCACGTTCTTCTGGACTGACTGGTGGTGCAGCAACCAACCTATCAAGGAACGCTTCCCTGAGCTGTTTAATATCTGTGATAACCCTAACCTCTCGGTGGCTGAGGCCCTGGAAGCTGGGGAGCTTCTTATCACCTTCCGACGCTCTCTTAGCCCGGAAGGAAGGCGGCAGTGGCTTGACCTGGTGTCACTCGTTCAACCCTCCACCCTCTCTAGCACTAAGGACAAG CTTTGGAGCGGCATGGCCAAGACGGGAGATCGGGAGGGCCTCCGGTGGTTGGAGAACAAGCTGAGGGAGCTGTACGCCGCCGTGAGACCAAGTCCCTCAAGTCAATGA